GATCGTTTGATTTGTGGGATACGAAATACGACTTTGCGTGAACGTTTATTAAGGGAGCCTGATTTAAAACTTAGCTCTGCGTTGGATATTTGCCGTTTAGTGGAGATGTCGCAGGTGCAAGCCAGTACTATAAAACCAGAATCGGAGACACATCATGTTCATGAATTGAGTACAAATTGTGGTACAAGTAGTAATGGTAGACATGAAGACGTTGAGGAAGCGGTAAACTGGGTAAACAATTCGTATTGTCGTTGTGGAGCTCGTGCGGCGAGGGGTGCGCCCCCCGCAGCCGCCGCCCCCGGCTCCTGGGAGCCGCGCGGGCGCCGCCGGCGCGGTCGCGGACGAGGAAGAGGTCGTCGCGCTCCTGCTGCAGTCCCCGTACAGGCGGACAGGGATCCAAGGCCTGGACCTAGTAACGTCTCGACTCATAATTCGCGATCACATCAAGTGTGTTCGAGATGTGGTAGTAATCACGCGTATAATAAGTGTCCGGCATACGGTGCGCGTTGTGACAGTTGCAATAGATATAATCACTATGCGAAGATGTGCCGGGTGTATGCTGTGGAGGGAGCCTCCAGTGATCAGGTAAaaagacataataataatacttcggGTACCGATTGGTCTGTTACACTTGCAATTAATGATCatttaatacaatttaataTTGATACTGGTGCCGGTGTAAATGTTTTACCTTTAGTCAGTTTGCGAAATATGAATATTTCAGTGCAACAGTTGAcgcaaacgtctatgaaattacgAGGTTATTCGGGTGACGGTATCAAAGTAGTTGGTAAATGCTATCTGAAAACATGCTATAAGGGCAATAATTATATATTGAAGTTTATTGTTGCCGACGTTGATTCTCCCCCCGTACTAGGTCGCTATGCTAGTGAGGAACTAAATTTAGTGAAGCGCGTAATGTCGATAGAACCTAGTAACGAGCATGGCATATTGGCTGATTACGCTGACATATTTGAAGGAATAGGTTGTCTTCCTGGAGAGTACAGGATACGGTTAAATGATAGCGCGCGTCCAGTCATACATCCACCCCGAAAGTTACCCATCGCACTAAGAGAACATGTTAAAAGCAAATTGATAGAAATGGAGCAACAGAAAATAATTTCCAAGGTCGAAGGTCCAACAGACTGGGTGAATAGTATGACTCTGGCTAAAAAACCAAATGGTGATTTTCGTATATGCTTAGATCCGCAGGATTTAAATAAGGCCATAAAACGGGAACATTTTCGTTTGCCCACCCTAGATGAAATTACATCGAAATTATTAGGTGCAAAATGGTTCAGCACTTTAGATGCCAAGCAAGGGTTTTGGCAGGTGAAACTTAGCCCAGATTGCACTGACTTGTGCACTTTTAACACTGTTTTTGGCAGATATAAATTTTTACGGTTGCCATACGGAATATCCTCAGCTAGTGAGGTATTTCACAAAAAACTTTTAGAACAATTTGATGATTTAGAAGGCGTGTGTCAGTTCATCGATGATCTATTAATCTATGGAAAAACCAAAGAAGAACACGATGAACGATTGCGAAAAGTCTTGGACAGGTgtcgtaaaataaatataaaattaaataaagataaatgtAAAATTGgcctaaaacaaataaaatacctaGGTCACAAGATAAGTGAACATGGGGTTTCGCCCGACGATTCGCATGTAGTAGCTGTACGAAATATGCCAGAGCCGAAAAATGTTAAGGACCTAGAAAGATTTCTTGGCTTAATTACATACGTAGGTAGTTTTGTGCCAAATTTGTCTGAAAAGACACATTTGCTACGCCAACTCTTAAAAAAAGATGTGGAGTGGCATTGGCATGAAAAACATCAGCAAAGCTTTGACTTGCTAAAACAGTGCCTTATAAATCCGCCCGTACTTCAATATTACTCACTGGATATACCCATAACGGTTTCAGTTGATGCGAGCAAAAATGGTCTTGGGGTttgtattttacaaaataatttgcCAGTATGCTATGCGTCTAAATCGCTTAACAAGACCGAACAAGCGTATGCACAAATAGAAAAAGAATTATACGCTTGTGTGTACGCGTGCGAGAAATTTTATGCTTATCTATATGGAcgttccgatattacaattgaAACAGACCATAAGCCCCTAAtttctataataaataaaccCATAGGTTGCGTACCACCTAGATTACAAAGAATGCTAATGAGGTTGCAGCCGTATACATTTAAACTTGTTTATAAACCTGGTAAATACCTATACATAGCGGATACCTTATCTCGGGCGTGTGATAACAATACGGGTGCTGACCTTGACACAGAGCCGCGCGATCATCTGGAAGCGCAAGCACAGGTGTGTGCGTTGACCGCATGCAACCCGCTCACAGATacacattttttattaatacagaAATGCACGCGCGAAGATAACGAACTACAAGAACTGATGAAAACGATAAAAAAGGGATGGCCTATTGATAAAAAACAAGTTGATTTAAATATTCGTAGTTATTGGGACGTAAGAGATGAGTTGACTTTGTCTTATGGATTAATTTGGAAAGGCACTCGCATAGTAATACCTACTTGTATGCGGTCTGAAATgttaaagaaaatacatttaaatcACTTAGGCGTTGAGAAGAGCAAGTTAAGGGCTAGAGAAACGATTTACTGGCCTAACATAAATTCGCAGATTGCCGATATGATTTCACATTGTCAGGCTTGTTTATCCTATAGGAGGTCGAATTGTAAAGAGACGATGATTCCGCACGAAGTACCAAACAACCCGTGGTATAAAGTTGCGGCAGACATTTTCCATTATAATGGTGAGTCATATTTATTAGTGGTGGACTACTATAGCAAATTTATTGAAGTTGTCAAAATTAAGTCTTTAACATCAGAAAAAATTATTGGTCATTTGAAAACGATATTTAGAAGGCAAGGTATACCGGTTATATTTATATCTGATAATGGGCCAGAATTTCGTTCTGAACTTTTTGAGCATTTTTCAAGTGATTGGAAGTTCCAACATATTACATCATCTCCAAGATACGCTCAGTCGAATGGACTTGTGGAACGAAGCATACAAACGGTAAAAAACATATTAAGAAAAACGACTTACACTAACTCGGACTTCAATCTCGCACTTCTCGAATTTTTGAATACACCTataagtaatgacataccttcacCTGCAGAACTTctatataaaagaaaacttCGTAGCATAGTACCATGTGCGTCTACCCTGTCTAAATCTAAATCTCagcaaaatattgtaaaaaagtTGCAAGACAGGCAGATAACTCAAAAACATTATTATGATAAACATGCTCATGATCTTCCATCGTTAAAAATAGGCCAAAAAGTAAAAGCTCTCATAAATAAAGAGTGGAAAAGTGGGACTATAGAAAAAATAGTCGGAATAAGATCCTACCTAATTCGTTTGGAAACCGGAAGTGAGGTAGTTAGGAATCGTAGGCACGTGATTGCCGATTCTGAACGACGCAACAATAATATTCAAAACCAATCCCAATCATACGATGATATTGTCATCCCGAACAACCAGATTAATTTAAATTCTAGCTTATCTAACAATCCGTGTAACCAAAACAACAACTTATACATTACTCGTTACGGCAGGACAGTGAGACCACCTGATCGCTGGGGTTACACCGACACGCACCGAGGGAACTGAGACTTATACCTACCTAGAGATAATACTCCATATATTTGGTTTATGAATAGCGAATATATGATGTAATAGCTATATgtaatacttaataataattactTATAAACTGATTTTGCAAGTAT
This genomic interval from Cydia splendana chromosome 15, ilCydSple1.2, whole genome shotgun sequence contains the following:
- the LOC134797333 gene encoding uncharacterized protein LOC134797333, whose translation is MEAVLQPPAPFLFENNISSVTSGNLSKAWQNWKNAFNIYCEACELHKKDEKVKTNILLHVIGPKCREVYQQFSVKPTTLQALLKEFDDFFLPKTNTTVERHRFFTREQKSQESAEQYVFELNKMAAKCGFKDLCDDLVKDRLICGIRNTTLRERLLREPDLKLSSALDICRLVEMSQVQASTIKPESETHHVHELSTNCGTSSNGRHEDVEEALVRRGVRPPQPPPPAPGSRAGAAGAVADEEEVVALLLQSPYRRTGIQGLDLVTSRLIIRDHIKTVRPPDRWGYTDTHRGN